GCGGGCTCGCGTTCTCGCAGTTCGTGACGCTTTATATCACGCCGGTCGTGTACACCTACTTCGATCACCTGCAGCAGCGGTTCGGGAAGCGGAAGCGGGTGAAGGAGGAGGTGCCGGTGCGGGAGGAGGCGGATGTTCGTAGCCGCTTGCCTGTAGTAACGTGACGCGTTAACATACGAGCGTGATCCGAAGTTTCCGCGACCGCGACACCGAGCGCCTCTTTCGACGCGAGCCGGTCCGGAAATGGTCGGAGGCATTGCAGCGCACCGGCTTGCGCAAGCTCCTCATGCTCGACGCCGCTACCCGCTTGGATGATCTCCGGGTCCCTCCAGCCAATCGGCTCGAGAAACTGGCGGGGCGCCGAGCCGGGCAATACAGTATTCGGGTGAATGACCAGTGGCGGGTCTGTTTCCGCTGGTCGGGAGGCGATGCATACGATGTCGAAATCGTCGACTACCACTAAGCGGCGGCTGGCGCCCGTACATCCCGGTGAGGTTCTTCGGGAGGAGTTTCTCCTGCCTCTCGGCTTGACCCAGTATCGCCTCGCCAAGGGACTGAGTGTTCCTCCTCGCCGCATCAACGAGATCGTGCACGGCACCCGAGCCGTCAGCGCGGACACGGCCCTTCGGCTGGCGCGGTTCTTCGGCACCTCGGAGCGCTTCTGGCTCAACCTCCAGACGGCGTATGACCTGGAGCTCGAGCGCGATCGGCTCGAGGGCCGGCTGGAGCGCGAGGTGGAGGTGCTCGCCCGGGCGGGCTAGTTCAGACCGGGCAGGGGGTGGGTCGTGGACCGTCCGCCCGGCCAGGTGCATCTCTCTTCAAGGACAATGCGCGCGCGGGCGTGGTCGAAGTTGGTGCCTTCGCAGCGAGTGATCGGCTCATCATCGTCGTGCACACTTGT
This genomic stretch from Gemmatimonadales bacterium harbors:
- a CDS encoding type II toxin-antitoxin system RelE/ParE family toxin, producing MIRSFRDRDTERLFRREPVRKWSEALQRTGLRKLLMLDAATRLDDLRVPPANRLEKLAGRRAGQYSIRVNDQWRVCFRWSGGDAYDVEIVDYH
- a CDS encoding HigA family addiction module antitoxin, which produces MSKSSTTTKRRLAPVHPGEVLREEFLLPLGLTQYRLAKGLSVPPRRINEIVHGTRAVSADTALRLARFFGTSERFWLNLQTAYDLELERDRLEGRLEREVEVLARAG